A genomic stretch from Alphaproteobacteria bacterium 33-17 includes:
- a CDS encoding 5-formyltetrahydrofolate cyclo-ligase produces MKKHEVEDLSTQISNIISSNINLSKASIALYYPVNNEVDIRDLSNKCRKALLPVFNFETKKIRFAIWDSYLEVNKYGIHEPKDPVFDLDIDYVFVPLVAFNQDLHRIGYGGGAYDKTIEFYRNHIKPSPKFIGVAFSSQMAEFSPEEFDQILDGIITEDGIIGSL; encoded by the coding sequence ATGAAAAAGCATGAAGTTGAAGATTTAAGCACACAAATATCAAATATTATCTCAAGTAACATTAATTTATCAAAAGCAAGCATTGCTTTATATTATCCTGTTAATAATGAAGTGGATATACGCGATTTATCAAACAAATGCCGCAAAGCCTTACTTCCTGTATTTAATTTTGAAACAAAAAAAATACGCTTTGCAATATGGGATTCGTACCTAGAGGTTAACAAATATGGCATACACGAACCAAAAGACCCTGTATTTGACCTTGATATCGATTATGTATTCGTACCATTAGTAGCTTTTAATCAGGATCTGCACAGGATTGGTTATGGCGGTGGAGCTTATGATAAAACAATAGAATTTTATCGCAATCATATTAAGCCATCTCCAAAATTTATAGGTGTTGCATTTAGCAGCCAAATGGCGGAGTTTTCACCTGAGGAGTTTGATCAGATTTTAGATGGCATCATAACAGAAGATGGAATTATAGGATCATTATAA